In a genomic window of Pseudomonas putida:
- a CDS encoding LysR family transcriptional regulator → MELRHLRYFQVLAQTLNFTRAAELLHIAQPPLSRQIQQLEDELGVILLERGRPLKLTEAGRFFYEHSSALLEQLNKVRDNTRRIGLGEKTWLGIGFAPSTLYGVLPELIRRLRSGEPLELELGLSEMTTLQQVQALKAGRIDIGFGRIRIDDPAIVQTVLTEDRLVAALPAGHPLLAGPISLRDLAREPFVLYPGNPRPSYADHVIALFESYGVSIHVAQWTNELQTAIGLVGAGIGITLVPASVQLLHRDDIGFTPLLEDNATSPIILSRRVGDVSPGLNHCLKMIDELLPRD, encoded by the coding sequence ATGGAACTGCGTCACCTGCGTTATTTCCAGGTACTGGCTCAAACCCTCAATTTCACCCGCGCCGCCGAGCTGCTGCACATCGCCCAACCGCCCCTGAGCCGGCAGATCCAGCAACTGGAGGATGAGTTGGGGGTGATCCTGCTTGAGCGCGGTCGACCGCTGAAGCTGACCGAGGCCGGACGTTTCTTCTACGAACACTCCTCCGCCTTGCTCGAACAACTGAACAAGGTCCGCGACAATACGCGGCGTATCGGTTTGGGGGAAAAGACCTGGTTGGGGATCGGTTTTGCGCCTTCGACGCTTTACGGGGTGCTGCCGGAATTGATTCGCCGCCTGCGCAGTGGCGAGCCGCTGGAACTGGAGCTGGGGCTGTCAGAGATGACCACCCTGCAACAGGTGCAGGCGCTCAAGGCCGGGCGGATCGATATCGGCTTCGGCCGTATTCGCATCGACGACCCGGCGATTGTCCAGACCGTCTTGACCGAAGACCGCCTGGTCGCCGCCCTGCCCGCCGGCCACCCGTTGCTCGCCGGCCCCATCAGCCTGCGCGACCTGGCCCGGGAGCCCTTCGTGCTCTACCCCGGCAACCCGCGCCCCAGCTACGCCGACCACGTGATCGCGCTGTTCGAATCCTATGGCGTGAGCATTCACGTGGCGCAATGGACCAACGAACTGCAAACGGCCATCGGTCTGGTGGGCGCCGGCATCGGTATCACCCTGGTGCCGGCCTCGGTGCAATTGCTGCACCGCGACGACATCGGCTTCACCCCGCTTCTGGAAGACAACGCCACCTCGCCGATCATCCTCAGCCGGCGCGTGGGGGATGTTTCACCGGGGTTGAATCATTGTTTGAAGATGATTGATGAGTTGCTGCCCAGGGACTGA
- a CDS encoding DUF1652 domain-containing protein has product MLPISVLCNIVESGFAPLSCECTEYGGLLRIEVYEPATGRVELLISGVSTEQLTSVRAISDLVGELRNEMSAGRRAFAG; this is encoded by the coding sequence ATGCTTCCCATCTCAGTGTTGTGCAACATCGTGGAGTCCGGATTCGCGCCCCTGTCCTGCGAGTGCACGGAGTATGGCGGCCTGCTGCGCATCGAAGTCTACGAGCCCGCCACCGGCCGGGTGGAGCTGCTGATCAGCGGCGTGTCCACCGAGCAGTTGACCAGCGTGCGGGCCATTTCCGACCTGGTGGGCGAGTTGCGCAACGAGATGAGCGCGGGGCGCCGGGCGTTTGCCGGGTGA
- a CDS encoding polysaccharide deacetylase family protein: protein MKQLFKVFTAMAMAASLLGCIAAPIELTPQTEQRLQAQPPIRFLLTFDDGPSASSFWNPTETVLDSLSRNPVQTDIKAVFFVQTQATRAGNSDIGRAVMHRERDAGHILAFHTATPSHTNHRSLSPQELETALTQGCADIAAITGAPPTLLRPPFWNYDKRTFAAYQQHGLHVLLTDLSANDGKIWGFNASPRRRAHFLRSMSEVRERIAQGELPVVDGVIPVVVTFHDLNRYTARHTREYLQILLDSARATGVKTAEQPFYDDTAALQRAAMARTVRDISQPVQLPGFWNWIWKRNTE, encoded by the coding sequence ATGAAACAGCTGTTCAAGGTTTTCACCGCAATGGCCATGGCAGCCAGTCTGCTGGGCTGTATCGCCGCGCCCATCGAGTTGACCCCGCAGACCGAACAACGGCTGCAAGCCCAGCCACCGATCCGCTTCCTGCTGACCTTCGACGACGGTCCCAGCGCATCGAGCTTCTGGAACCCCACCGAAACCGTGCTGGACAGCCTCTCGCGCAACCCGGTGCAGACCGACATCAAGGCCGTGTTCTTTGTGCAGACCCAGGCCACCCGCGCCGGCAACAGTGATATCGGGCGTGCAGTCATGCACCGCGAGCGGGACGCCGGGCACATTCTGGCGTTTCACACGGCCACGCCTTCCCATACTAATCACCGCTCGCTAAGCCCGCAGGAGCTCGAAACAGCACTCACCCAGGGCTGCGCCGATATCGCCGCGATTACCGGGGCACCCCCGACGCTGCTGCGCCCGCCGTTCTGGAACTACGACAAGCGCACCTTCGCCGCGTATCAGCAGCATGGCCTGCACGTGCTGCTGACTGACCTGAGTGCCAATGACGGCAAGATCTGGGGTTTCAACGCCAGCCCGCGGCGGCGGGCGCATTTCCTGCGCTCGATGTCCGAGGTGCGTGAGCGCATCGCCCAGGGCGAGTTGCCGGTGGTCGACGGGGTGATCCCGGTGGTAGTGACCTTCCATGATCTGAACCGCTACACCGCCCGGCATACCCGCGAATACCTGCAAATCCTCCTCGACAGCGCCCGGGCGACCGGGGTGAAAACCGCGGAGCAGCCGTTTTACGATGACACCGCCGCGCTGCAACGGGCGGCGATGGCCCGTACCGTGCGCGACATTTCGCAACCGGTGCAGCTGCCGGGGTTCTGGAATTGGATCTGGAAGCGAAATACCGAGTGA
- a CDS encoding ABC transporter substrate-binding protein — protein MNLSRFVRSLLTSALFAAPLAYAADPVVLHVGDQNYYNIRASVEASGVFKDAPYTVDWKHFQAAAPLAEALNTGALDLGFLGDSGFLFLAAKQAPVKLIGVSRQNPDTIALLVPKDSPVKTIADLKGKKVAYWPGAWSQQLTLRALENADLPENYVDFIKLMPIDAAAALPQGSIDAFPVWEPYISQQILFSGARPILTAKNLMPGLSAIAASTPSIDSKRDAIADFLARLKKARAWVDNNTDQYADLWAKKANLDQDVSRHWLRQAHMTVGPVDAQAAKDLQSTADFLFKVKALPTELATAPIIDSSFQQALAN, from the coding sequence ATGAACCTGTCCCGATTCGTGCGCAGTCTGCTGACCAGTGCCCTGTTTGCCGCACCACTTGCCTATGCAGCCGACCCCGTCGTCCTGCACGTGGGCGACCAGAATTACTACAACATCCGCGCGTCGGTGGAGGCCTCGGGCGTGTTCAAGGACGCGCCGTATACCGTGGATTGGAAACACTTCCAGGCCGCCGCGCCGCTGGCCGAAGCCTTGAACACCGGTGCGTTGGACCTGGGTTTTCTCGGCGATTCAGGCTTTCTGTTCCTTGCCGCCAAACAGGCGCCGGTCAAGCTGATCGGCGTATCAAGGCAGAACCCCGACACCATCGCCTTGCTGGTGCCCAAGGATTCACCGGTGAAAACCATCGCCGATCTCAAGGGCAAGAAAGTCGCCTACTGGCCCGGCGCCTGGAGCCAGCAACTGACCTTGCGCGCCCTGGAAAATGCCGACTTGCCGGAAAACTATGTCGACTTCATCAAGCTGATGCCAATCGATGCCGCCGCCGCGTTACCCCAGGGCAGTATCGATGCCTTCCCGGTCTGGGAACCCTACATCTCCCAACAGATCCTGTTCTCAGGCGCGCGACCGATCCTGACCGCGAAAAACCTGATGCCCGGCCTGAGCGCCATCGCCGCCTCGACGCCATCGATCGACAGCAAGCGTGACGCCATTGCCGACTTCCTCGCGCGCCTGAAAAAGGCCCGGGCCTGGGTCGACAACAACACTGACCAGTACGCCGACCTGTGGGCGAAAAAAGCCAACCTCGATCAGGACGTCTCGCGCCACTGGTTGCGCCAGGCGCACATGACCGTCGGCCCGGTGGACGCGCAGGCGGCCAAGGACCTGCAAAGCACGGCGGACTTCCTGTTCAAGGTCAAGGCGCTGCCGACTGAGCTGGCGACCGCTCCAATCATCGACAGCTCGTTCCAGCAGGCGCTGGCGAATTAA
- a CDS encoding SOS response-associated peptidase family protein, which translates to MCGRLSQYRGIHDFVAVLSIPDALINHVGDQPLAHYNAAPTTQLALLHREDDGLHADMQRWSWRPHWAKDRAAPINARVEKVAHGPFFRAIWPHRAICPVDNWFEWVDAGDGTRQPWLIRRRDRKPVYCAAIGQFPIGSAMPRDDDGFVIITADSAGGMVDIHDRRPVVFSAELAREWLDPATPKERAEQMVLLQGEESEVFEWYKVTKAVGNSRNQGAELIEAIT; encoded by the coding sequence ATGTGCGGACGCCTGTCGCAATACCGGGGCATTCACGATTTCGTGGCGGTGCTGAGCATCCCCGACGCGTTGATCAATCATGTCGGCGACCAGCCCCTGGCGCACTACAACGCCGCGCCGACCACACAACTGGCGCTGCTGCATCGGGAGGACGATGGGCTGCACGCCGATATGCAGCGCTGGAGTTGGCGACCGCACTGGGCGAAGGATCGCGCGGCACCGATCAATGCCCGGGTGGAGAAAGTCGCCCATGGCCCGTTCTTCCGGGCGATCTGGCCGCACCGCGCGATCTGTCCGGTCGACAACTGGTTCGAATGGGTCGACGCCGGCGATGGCACACGACAGCCCTGGCTGATTCGACGACGGGACCGAAAGCCGGTTTACTGCGCGGCGATCGGGCAATTTCCCATCGGCAGCGCCATGCCCCGCGACGACGATGGTTTTGTCATCATCACGGCCGACAGTGCGGGCGGCATGGTGGACATCCATGACCGCAGGCCGGTGGTGTTTTCGGCGGAGCTGGCACGGGAATGGCTGGACCCTGCGACCCCCAAGGAGCGGGCCGAACAAATGGTCCTTTTGCAGGGTGAAGAGAGCGAGGTGTTCGAGTGGTACAAAGTCACCAAGGCCGTTGGCAACAGTAGAAACCAGGGCGCGGAATTGATCGAAGCGATAACTTGA
- a CDS encoding AzlD domain-containing protein — MMVWVVIFGMGVLVFLNRYVFLEPRLPVRLSSNARQFLGFAVPGMLTAICGPIVFMPDKQLNLHWDNPYLISSVVAVGLVLYTRNTLLSMLLSMGFFFMLRAWL, encoded by the coding sequence ATGATGGTCTGGGTAGTGATTTTCGGCATGGGTGTGCTGGTGTTCCTCAATCGCTATGTCTTTCTGGAACCGCGCCTGCCGGTGCGCCTGAGCAGCAATGCCCGGCAGTTTCTCGGGTTCGCCGTGCCAGGTATGTTGACTGCGATCTGCGGGCCGATCGTGTTCATGCCCGACAAGCAACTGAACCTGCATTGGGACAATCCGTACCTGATCAGCTCAGTGGTCGCCGTGGGCCTGGTGCTCTACACCCGCAACACCTTGCTGAGCATGCTGTTGAGCATGGGCTTCTTCTTTATGCTGCGCGCGTGGCTGTAA
- a CDS encoding AzlC family ABC transporter permease encodes MSNSHVPRAAFLRGAVAITPLSLATAPWGLLAGSMAIEANLTPLQGQGLSSIVFAGAAQLVAIGMLKGGAGIFSILLTTLLLTSQHLLYGMSMRSVISPLPGRWRFGLGFLLTDELFALTSQHDKQQFDRWYALGVGLTFYIAWNLFTLAGIVLGSSIPGLEHLGLDFSIAATFIALITPVVRNVPTVVCVAVSLFCSVLFSYWQWGSALVLSGLAGMTAGFVCNKFQGART; translated from the coding sequence ATGTCCAACTCACATGTGCCCCGTGCTGCATTCCTTCGCGGCGCCGTGGCGATCACGCCGCTGTCGCTGGCAACCGCGCCCTGGGGCTTGCTGGCCGGTTCCATGGCAATCGAAGCCAACCTCACCCCGCTGCAAGGCCAGGGCCTGTCGAGCATCGTGTTCGCCGGTGCCGCGCAATTGGTGGCCATCGGCATGCTCAAGGGCGGGGCGGGGATCTTTTCCATCCTGCTGACCACCTTGCTGCTGACGTCCCAGCATCTGCTCTACGGGATGAGCATGCGCTCGGTGATTTCGCCGTTACCGGGGCGTTGGCGCTTCGGGCTGGGTTTTTTGCTCACCGATGAGTTGTTCGCCCTGACCAGCCAGCACGACAAACAGCAGTTCGACCGCTGGTACGCTTTGGGCGTGGGCCTGACGTTCTACATCGCCTGGAACCTGTTCACCCTGGCCGGCATCGTGCTCGGCAGCAGTATTCCGGGCCTTGAACACCTGGGGCTGGACTTCTCCATCGCGGCCACCTTCATCGCCTTGATCACTCCGGTGGTACGCAATGTGCCGACGGTGGTCTGCGTCGCGGTTTCGCTGTTTTGCTCGGTGCTGTTCAGCTACTGGCAATGGGGCTCGGCGCTGGTGCTGTCGGGGTTGGCGGGGATGACCGCCGGGTTTGTCTGCAACAAATTCCAGGGAGCGCGCACATGA
- a CDS encoding GGDEF domain-containing protein, with the protein MYPDETDSVYKTLLESTKAIPWRIDWKTMTFSYIGPQIESLLGWKQDSWVGVNDWVERMHPEDRDYVVDFCVSQSRIGVDHEADYRALTSTGEYVWIRDVVHVVRKDGEVEALVGFMFDISERKKTEEHLVRLQKQLEEYSFQDGLTGIANRRMFDTVLAREWSTAQRTGAPLSAIILDIDYFKQYNDHYGHIKGDECLRQVASTLSRAANRPRDFIARIGGEEFVWLLPETDAESARLVANKCLHLIRQQRIAHEFSAVSPLLSLSLGVGTTHATQHATALEFIEQVDQLLYKAKRHGRMRAEFMDFRA; encoded by the coding sequence ATGTACCCAGACGAAACCGACAGCGTTTACAAGACCTTGCTTGAATCGACCAAGGCCATTCCGTGGCGAATCGACTGGAAAACCATGACCTTCAGCTACATCGGGCCGCAAATCGAAAGCCTGCTGGGCTGGAAGCAGGACAGTTGGGTCGGGGTCAACGACTGGGTCGAACGCATGCACCCGGAAGATCGCGACTACGTGGTGGATTTCTGCGTCTCGCAATCGCGGATCGGGGTGGATCACGAAGCCGATTACCGGGCGCTCACCTCGACCGGTGAATACGTCTGGATTCGCGACGTGGTGCACGTGGTGCGCAAGGACGGTGAGGTCGAGGCGCTGGTGGGCTTCATGTTCGACATCAGCGAGCGCAAGAAAACCGAAGAGCACCTGGTTCGCCTGCAAAAGCAGCTCGAGGAATATTCCTTCCAGGACGGCCTGACCGGCATCGCCAACCGGCGCATGTTCGACACGGTGCTGGCACGCGAATGGAGCACTGCCCAGCGTACGGGCGCGCCGCTGTCGGCGATCATTCTGGATATCGATTACTTCAAGCAGTACAACGACCATTACGGCCACATCAAGGGCGATGAATGCCTGCGCCAGGTGGCCAGCACCCTGTCCCGGGCGGCCAATCGGCCACGGGATTTCATCGCCCGGATCGGCGGTGAAGAGTTTGTCTGGCTGCTGCCGGAAACCGACGCGGAATCCGCCAGGCTGGTGGCCAACAAATGCTTGCACCTGATTCGCCAACAGCGCATCGCCCATGAATTTTCCGCGGTCTCGCCACTGTTGAGCCTCAGCCTGGGCGTCGGCACCACCCATGCGACGCAACACGCCACGGCGCTTGAGTTCATCGAACAGGTTGATCAGTTGCTCTACAAGGCCAAGCGCCATGGACGGATGCGCGCGGAGTTCATGGATTTCCGCGCCTGA
- a CDS encoding DUF2784 domain-containing protein, producing MFYRIAADGLVLFHLAFIVFVLFGGLLVLKWRRLLWWHLPAAAWGVAVELLHLPCPLTRWENLMRRAAGQQGYGAGFIEHYVWPLIYPAGLTPAIQLWLAGVVLVVNAVVYLRVFRTR from the coding sequence ATGTTCTACCGGATCGCCGCCGATGGACTGGTGCTGTTTCATCTGGCGTTCATTGTGTTCGTCCTGTTCGGCGGGCTGCTGGTGCTCAAATGGCGCCGCCTGCTGTGGTGGCATCTGCCCGCTGCCGCCTGGGGCGTGGCGGTGGAACTGCTGCACCTGCCCTGCCCGCTGACACGCTGGGAAAACCTGATGCGCCGGGCCGCCGGGCAGCAAGGTTACGGCGCGGGCTTCATCGAGCATTATGTGTGGCCGCTGATTTACCCGGCCGGGCTGACACCGGCGATTCAACTGTGGCTGGCCGGTGTGGTGCTGGTGGTCAACGCAGTGGTCTATCTTCGGGTATTCAGGACGCGTTGA
- a CDS encoding LysR family transcriptional regulator, with translation MLSTEDLALLEAIRETGSLSRAAAKLSKAPSTVSYAARQLEERFDALLFDRRRYRLQLTAAGELLVNEASRLMEDVSRLTQRVQQVANGWESRLWIATDELVEFENLVPLIEEFDALGSGVPLRITHEVLKGVWEALREGRADLVIGATNEPPAIPSLRWIQLGEMEWVFAVSPKHPLAKAKEPISRATVTRHRAIVVADSSRTSEGRTYGVSGGQPVMAVPTMRAKILAQCAGLGVGWLPRHRIKSLLENGTLIEKNMADPREPNVLYAGWRGDQDGRALNWWLEQLKQPRLANRLVQGIDLFA, from the coding sequence ATGCTCTCGACCGAAGACCTCGCCCTGCTCGAAGCCATCCGCGAAACCGGCAGCCTGTCGCGAGCTGCGGCCAAGCTGAGCAAGGCGCCGTCGACGGTGTCCTACGCCGCACGGCAACTGGAGGAGCGCTTCGACGCCCTGCTGTTCGACCGCCGTCGCTATCGGTTGCAACTGACCGCGGCGGGCGAACTGCTGGTCAATGAAGCCTCGCGACTGATGGAAGACGTCTCGCGCCTGACCCAACGGGTGCAGCAAGTGGCCAATGGCTGGGAAAGCCGTTTGTGGATCGCCACCGACGAACTGGTGGAGTTCGAAAACCTTGTGCCATTGATCGAGGAGTTCGACGCCCTGGGTTCCGGCGTCCCGCTGCGCATCACCCATGAAGTGCTCAAGGGGGTCTGGGAAGCCCTGCGTGAAGGCCGTGCGGATCTGGTCATCGGCGCCACCAACGAGCCGCCGGCGATTCCGTCCCTGCGCTGGATACAACTGGGGGAGATGGAATGGGTGTTCGCCGTTTCGCCCAAACATCCGCTGGCCAAGGCCAAAGAGCCGATTTCCCGGGCAACGGTGACCCGGCATCGGGCGATTGTCGTGGCCGATTCGTCCCGCACCAGCGAAGGCCGGACCTATGGCGTCTCCGGCGGGCAACCGGTGATGGCGGTGCCGACCATGCGCGCGAAAATCCTCGCGCAATGCGCGGGACTGGGTGTGGGCTGGCTACCCCGGCATCGGATCAAATCGCTGCTGGAAAACGGCACGCTGATTGAAAAAAACATGGCCGACCCACGGGAACCGAACGTGCTGTATGCCGGCTGGCGCGGCGATCAGGACGGCCGTGCCTTGAACTGGTGGCTGGAACAACTCAAGCAGCCACGCCTGGCCAACCGCCTGGTGCAGGGCATCGACCTGTTCGCCTGA
- a CDS encoding sensor domain-containing diguanylate cyclase: MGHPVIYDPIEKSRPGIARLKARSVLTLLVAVCLSMALIVIWQSWNSRQYHLHDKQVAMSNLAQTLASQAQDSIKQADTLLFALVDRLENDGIEGDRLNRLQRLLSAQRSELSQLHGLFVYDETGKWIANSNGADVGTANNSDREYFIYHRDHPDRGPHIGPSIKSRSSGEWIMTVSRRVNHRDGSFAGVALATLYLSHFLQLYDSIDMGDNGVINLIADDASIIVRRPFKEAEVGTSLAKSQLFTQLLPQASAGTATIKSVIDGVERVVGYRRVDGYPLIVFAALNKEEVLASWRRESILSALIVSLLLAFIGVLGFRLIKVMKQQNRIQFELLGSQEKLLELNRNLELLALEDALTGLANRRQFDLFIQAETGRARRNHTGLALLMIDVDHFKAFNDQYGHLAGDACLRRIAAIITDHIKRPGDLAARFGGEEFAVVLPGTDYVGAFLVAEKIRHAVLAADVKHSESPEGLITVSVGVCGYDSASQTSIEELIGAADKALYVAKASGRNMSVIAN, encoded by the coding sequence ATGGGGCATCCGGTTATCTACGACCCTATCGAAAAAAGCCGGCCCGGTATCGCCAGGCTCAAGGCGCGTTCGGTTCTTACGCTGCTGGTCGCCGTGTGCCTGTCGATGGCGTTGATCGTCATCTGGCAGTCGTGGAACTCGCGTCAGTACCATCTACATGACAAACAAGTGGCGATGTCCAACCTGGCGCAGACCCTGGCTTCCCAGGCGCAGGATTCGATCAAGCAGGCCGATACCTTGCTGTTCGCCCTGGTCGATCGCCTGGAAAACGACGGCATCGAAGGCGACCGGCTCAATCGCCTGCAGCGCCTGCTCAGCGCCCAGCGCAGCGAATTGAGCCAGCTCCACGGCCTGTTCGTGTATGACGAAACAGGGAAATGGATCGCCAATTCCAACGGTGCCGACGTGGGTACGGCGAACAATTCCGACCGCGAATATTTCATCTATCACCGCGATCATCCCGATCGTGGGCCTCACATCGGTCCGTCGATAAAAAGCCGTTCCAGTGGCGAATGGATCATGACCGTGTCGCGGCGGGTCAATCATCGCGACGGCAGTTTTGCCGGCGTGGCCCTGGCGACGCTCTATCTCTCCCACTTCCTGCAGCTGTACGACAGCATCGACATGGGCGATAACGGCGTGATCAACCTGATCGCCGACGATGCCAGCATTATCGTCCGCAGACCTTTCAAAGAAGCCGAAGTCGGCACCAGCCTGGCCAAAAGCCAACTGTTCACCCAGTTGCTGCCCCAGGCCAGCGCAGGCACGGCCACTATCAAGTCGGTCATCGATGGCGTCGAGCGGGTGGTGGGGTATCGCCGGGTCGATGGCTATCCGCTGATTGTCTTCGCCGCGCTGAACAAGGAAGAAGTCCTGGCCAGCTGGCGCAGGGAATCGATCCTCAGTGCGTTGATCGTGTCGTTGCTGCTGGCCTTCATCGGTGTGCTCGGCTTTCGCCTGATCAAGGTGATGAAGCAGCAGAACCGTATCCAGTTCGAGCTGCTTGGCTCCCAGGAAAAACTCCTCGAACTCAATCGCAACCTGGAACTGCTGGCGCTGGAAGACGCGCTGACCGGCCTGGCCAACCGCCGCCAGTTCGACCTGTTCATCCAGGCGGAAACCGGTCGCGCCCGTCGCAACCACACGGGGCTCGCGCTGCTGATGATCGACGTCGATCATTTCAAGGCGTTCAACGATCAATACGGCCACTTGGCGGGCGACGCCTGTCTGCGCCGGATCGCGGCCATCATCACCGACCACATCAAGCGTCCGGGCGACCTGGCGGCGCGCTTTGGTGGAGAAGAATTCGCCGTGGTGCTGCCCGGCACCGACTACGTGGGCGCGTTCCTGGTGGCGGAAAAAATCCGCCACGCGGTGCTGGCCGCCGACGTGAAGCACAGTGAAAGCCCGGAGGGTTTGATCACCGTGAGCGTCGGCGTGTGTGGATACGATTCGGCGTCACAGACCAGTATCGAAGAGCTGATCGGCGCCGCCGACAAGGCGTTGTACGTGGCCAAGGCCAGCGGGCGCAACATGAGCGTGATTGCCAACTGA
- a CDS encoding DUF3087 family protein, which yields MFEIQPMNAEIYRKQTRRSTLIIALVFLALAMVLSTAAVALFGEPGGDNLRFNIGGVFAAVLLMVALMRKVFWHQQWLAPAVYSWQLKRSLMSVTNVMHHVTAAVQAGDPDAMKLLRFYHLGLDQMHQLDGNSSDHGQSRREMEQHEARMQAMGIDTRQKRLDPAWLEAVKRTSV from the coding sequence ATGTTCGAAATCCAGCCGATGAACGCCGAGATCTACCGCAAACAGACACGGCGCAGCACGCTGATCATCGCCCTGGTTTTCCTCGCGCTGGCCATGGTGCTGTCGACCGCGGCGGTAGCATTGTTCGGTGAGCCCGGCGGGGACAATTTGCGCTTCAACATCGGCGGCGTGTTCGCTGCGGTGCTGTTAATGGTGGCGCTGATGCGCAAGGTGTTCTGGCACCAGCAATGGTTGGCACCGGCGGTCTACAGCTGGCAGCTCAAGCGCAGCCTGATGAGCGTGACCAACGTCATGCACCATGTCACGGCGGCAGTGCAGGCGGGTGATCCGGACGCCATGAAGCTGTTGCGCTTCTATCATCTGGGCCTGGATCAAATGCACCAACTGGACGGGAACTCCAGCGACCATGGGCAATCGCGTCGGGAAATGGAACAACACGAGGCGCGAATGCAGGCAATGGGCATCGACACCCGGCAAAAGCGTCTGGATCCGGCTTGGCTGGAGGCGGTGAAGCGGACATCGGTCTAG
- the ppnN gene encoding nucleotide 5'-monophosphate nucleosidase PpnN produces MTQRQVINASVSPKGSLETLSQREVQQLSEAGSGSTYDIFRQCALAILNTGAHVDNAKTILEAYKDFEIRIHQQDRGVRLELLNAPADAFVDGEMIASTREMLFSALRDIVYTENELDSQRIDLSTSQGISDYVFHLLRNARTLRPGVEPKIVVCWGGHSINTEEYKYTKKVGHELGLRSLDVCTGCGPGVMKGPMKGATIAHAKQRIHGGRYLGLTEPGIIAAEAPNPIVNELVILPDIEKRLEAFVRVGHGIIIFPGGAGTAEEFLYLLGILMHPDNEGLPFPVVLTGPKHAAPYLEQLDAFVGATLGDAAKQHYQIIIDDPAEVARQMTAGLKAVKQFRRERNDAFHFNWLLKIDEGFQRPFDPTHENMANLKLSRDLPPHELAANLRRAFSGIVAGNVKDKGIRLIEEHGPYQIRGDAAIMQPLDQLLKAFVAQHRMKLPGGAAYVPCYRVVA; encoded by the coding sequence ATGACCCAACGACAAGTAATCAATGCTTCGGTCAGCCCGAAAGGCAGCCTGGAAACACTCTCGCAACGGGAAGTCCAGCAACTGAGCGAAGCCGGATCCGGCAGCACCTACGACATCTTCCGCCAATGCGCCCTGGCCATCCTCAACACCGGCGCCCACGTCGATAACGCCAAGACCATTCTCGAAGCCTACAAAGACTTCGAAATCCGCATTCACCAACAAGACCGCGGCGTACGCCTGGAACTGCTGAACGCCCCGGCCGACGCTTTCGTCGACGGCGAAATGATCGCCAGCACCCGTGAAATGCTGTTCAGCGCCCTGCGCGACATCGTCTACACCGAAAACGAACTCGACAGCCAACGCATCGACCTGAGTACCTCCCAGGGCATCAGCGACTACGTGTTCCATCTGCTGCGCAACGCCCGCACCCTGCGTCCCGGCGTCGAACCGAAGATCGTCGTGTGCTGGGGCGGCCACTCGATCAACACCGAAGAATACAAATACACCAAGAAAGTCGGCCACGAATTGGGGCTGCGCAGCCTCGACGTGTGCACCGGTTGCGGTCCCGGCGTGATGAAAGGCCCGATGAAAGGCGCCACCATCGCCCACGCCAAGCAGCGCATCCACGGCGGTCGCTACCTGGGCCTGACCGAGCCCGGGATCATTGCCGCCGAGGCACCGAACCCGATCGTCAACGAACTGGTGATCCTGCCGGACATCGAGAAGCGCCTGGAAGCCTTCGTCCGCGTCGGCCACGGCATCATCATCTTCCCGGGCGGCGCCGGTACGGCCGAAGAATTCCTCTACCTGCTCGGCATCCTGATGCACCCAGACAACGAAGGCCTGCCCTTCCCGGTCGTGCTTACCGGGCCGAAACACGCCGCGCCTTATCTTGAGCAACTCGATGCGTTCGTCGGCGCAACCCTGGGTGACGCCGCCAAGCAGCATTACCAGATCATCATCGACGATCCGGCGGAAGTCGCCCGGCAGATGACCGCCGGCCTCAAGGCGGTCAAGCAGTTCCGCCGCGAGCGCAACGACGCCTTCCATTTCAACTGGCTGCTGAAAATCGACGAGGGCTTCCAGCGCCCGTTCGATCCGACCCACGAAAACATGGCCAACCTGAAACTGAGCCGCGACCTGCCGCCTCACGAACTGGCCGCCAACCTGCGCCGCGCGTTCTCCGGCATCGTCGCCGGCAACGTCAAGGACAAGGGCATTCGCCTGATCGAAGAACACGGGCCTTACCAGATCCGTGGCGACGCGGCGATCATGCAGCCGCTGGATCAACTGCTCAAAGCCTTCGTCGCCCAGCACCGGATGAAACTGCCGGGTGGTGCGGCGTATGTGCCGTGTTATCGAGTGGTGGCCTGA